The following coding sequences are from one Bufo bufo chromosome 2, aBufBuf1.1, whole genome shotgun sequence window:
- the LOC120991141 gene encoding zinc finger protein OZF-like: MMGDPPCRSEVEEDIPGDVTTENPSKNSMGNFMVLPDHKVEDDDIMQHPSGENFNVLPGLHSTDLSYNSPNHEEPSPSQSQIVTKSTGQKVLQRGKRFRKSSVLSTDSRIHPREKPYSCSESGKCFIEKSVLSRHKKIHVGEKSYSCLTCGKCFTQKSYLVTHERIHTGTKPYPCSECGKCFRQTSSLGRHKRIHTGEKPYSCSECGKCFRVKSNLSKHKRIHAGAKPYSCSECGECFIDKPHLSKHERIHTGAKPYSCSECGKCFTEKSSLVIHERIHTGEKPYSCSECGKCFIDKSRLRKHERVHTGANPYSCLECGKCFTEKSSLVVHERIHTGEKPYSCSECGKCFIDKSRLCKHERVHTGAKPYSCSECGKCFIRKSILVKHERVHTGEKPYSCSECGKCFIAKSHLDRHKIIHTCAKPYSCSKCGKSFSDKSYLSIHERIHTGAKPYSCSECGKSFSDKSYLSIHERIHTGAKPYSCSECGMCFTNKSHLVKHHRRHTEGKPFSK; the protein is encoded by the exons atgatgggcgatcccccgtgtaggagtgaggtggaggaggacattccaggagatgtcaccacag AAAATCCCAGCAAGAATTCTATGGGGAATTTCATGGTATTACCGGATCATAAAGTAGAAGATGACGATATAATGCAGCACCCTTCAGGAGAAAACTTTAATGTGCTTCCAGGACTTCATAGTACAGACCTATCGTATAATTCCCCTAAtcatgaggaaccttctcctAGCCAGTCACAAATTGTTACTAAAAGTACAGGTCAGAAAGTGCTTCAGCGTGGGAAACGGTTCAGAAAAAGCTCAGTTCTTTCTACAGACAGTAGAATTCATCcaagagagaaaccatattcatgttcggaAAGTGGGAAATGTTTCATAGAAAAATCAGTTCTTAGTAGACATAAGAAAATTCACGTGGGAGAGAAGTCGTATTCATGTTTaacatgtgggaaatgttttacacagaaatcatatcttgttacacatgaaaGAATTCACACCGGAACAAAAccatatccatgttcagaatgtggaaaatgtttcagaCAAACATCAAGTCTTGGtagacataagagaattcacacaggagagaagccatattcctgttcagaatgtgggaaatgttttagagtTAAATCAAATCTTAGtaaacataagagaattcacgCTGGAGCaaaaccgtattcatgttcagaatgtggggaaTGTTTTATAGATAAACCACATCTTagtaaacatgagagaattcacaccggagcaaaaccatattcatgttcggaatgtgggaaatgtttcacagaaaaatcaagtcttgttatacatgagagaattcacacaggagagaaaccatattcctgttcagaatgtgggaaatgttttatagatAAATCACGTCTTCGTAAACATGAGAGAGTTCACACCGGAGCAAATCCATATTCATGTttggaatgtggcaaatgtttcacagaaaaatcaagtcttgttgtacatgagagaattcacacaggagagaaaccatattcctgttcagaatgtgggaaatgttttatagatAAATCACGTCTTTGTAAACATGAGAGAGTTCACACCGGAGCAAAaccatattcgtgttcagaatgtgggaaatgttttatacggaaatcaattcttgttaaacatgagagagttcacacaggagaaaagccatattcctgttcagaatgtgggaaatgttttatagcTAAATCACATCTTGATAGACATAAGATAATTCACACTTGCgcaaaaccatattcatgttcaaaatgtgggaaaagttttagCGATAAATCATATCTTAgtatacatgagagaattcacaccggcgcaaaaccatattcatgttcagaatgtgggaaaagttttagCGATAAATCATATCTTAgtatacatgagagaattcacaccggcgcaaaaccatattcatgttcagaatgtgggatgtgttttacaaataaatcacatcttgttaaacaCCATAGACGTCACACAGAAGGGAAACCATTTTCAAAATAA